The Panicum virgatum strain AP13 chromosome 3N, P.virgatum_v5, whole genome shotgun sequence genome includes the window CAATCCTTTATGTTGTTCCTTAAGCCTAGTTGCCACACTTTCCTGTGGAGGGATCATCACTTTTTCTTTCTCGCCTTTTCATCCTGCTTATCAAGGAATGGTATGTATGTCTCGGTGATTGGTAGTCTCAAGGGACTTCAAGAGAGGAAGCACGCTACTGCTTTCGCAATCAGGTATCCTTGCAATAAATTCATTTAAACTGAACAACTCTTGCAGTTCAGCATACGGATGACATATGGATTTTATTTCAGGCCTATAACTGATTTCAATGAGGTTACGCTGCATTTCATTCAATGTGTTCGGATGCACGTAGAGAATACTAAATTAAAGGTGTCACCCTTTCTTTACTAAGGTCCATGAAATCCCCATGCTATCTTTCCCATGCTTGTCTCACAAGGCTTCTGTTTTGTACCGTAGGTAGGCAGTCCTGCACGAACCAGTTCTTCTATGGGAGCATCAGTTTCAAATGGATTCAGTGAATCAAGCACACCAGCATCATTGAAATCTAATCCAGTAAGTTATGGTTGCGGTTATTGCACTGATCATTTAGTTGAAACTTTCAGATATCATCATGTCTTGCTGATTCCTATAGGCACCGGTGACCAGTGGTGCAAGTGGAACCGACGGGACTGATTTAAACACACAGGTGCTGAATATTTTCCGCGAACCAGCCAACATGTAAGTTGCATATCCATGGCCCTCCCTTTGCCTTGCACTATATTTTGTCTAAGCCCTCCAGACAAAGTTTTTTGACACCTGattgttcttttctttctcatatTATCTGTTTCTTACCAAAAATATGATGCCCCATCTCCTGTCCCTAGTTTAAACAATTACATTTTCACATAACAAGTAGAAAGTGATTTTTTGCAATGCGTGGGTAAGCAAGTTGCTCATTTATGATTTATTTGTTGTTGTATCGCTGACAGTGAGAGTGAGCATGGGGTGCACATTGATGAAATAATCAAGCGGTTCAAATTGCCTGAGAATAAGATAAGGTGTAGCTCTTTCCCCTGTCTTTCACtagcgcgcgcgcacacaaaAGAAGATAGTATTCTCAGTGTCTAATATTTTATACGCCTTTGTTATGCAGGGAGGCAATTATGTATAATGCGGATGTCGGGCATATTTACTCAACAATCGATGATTTTCACTACAAGTCAGCTTTCACCGACTGAAGTTGTAGCCAAAATCAAGCATATTTACATCGCATCTTAGAGGACTATGTATCATTTGAGAGATCTGACTCCACCTCCTTGTACTGACCAGCTAAGAAGGCTGCTTGATGATGTTAAACCTCTCTAAGATGATCCTATATGTATGGGTTATGGAAATGTACTGCTGTTGTGTCAATCGGATGATTTGtatcatgcatctgatgaagtTGTGACAGTGAAGATTAGTGACCCTTCAGCTTGGTGTAGTAGGTGTTTATTATGCTGCTTTTTGAAGCAAGGGAGCAGCTATGTTTTGCCTGGGGGAGTTGCATACGTTCGTTACCAAtccatggatggatggatcagcCAAACTAATCGAGAATCAATCATGCATACTTGTACTTGGACCTGCATCCACCAATTCAACAAGTTAAACTATTCGTCCATGTGTGCAAGCACATAACAACAAGAGATCTTGCCTTGCCAAAAGGATCAGATCGGAGGTGATCTTTCTTTAGAAGAAGATATCGGAAGAAGTAATTAAAGATTATGATTCATTGAAGCTCGTACAATACATTACTGTAGTGATTATGCACAGCTGCCTCTCTATCGATATGGAAAATTATGAATTGCAAACCGATCTACTGTAAGTATTTATTTTGTTAAAATGTTAAAGTCCGGAGTGAGTATTTTGTTAGTTTGTTTCACTGGCATTACAGATCTACTGTAATTAGCCTCGTAAGCAACCCAATTAGGGCTGGCTGTCCAACTTCAGCTTGAGGAGGGCAGGCATTGGAAGCTCGCTATTAATAATGGTGTGTTGTTTGCATAACAGTATCTTTTGCATAACAAATTTCTGAAATAATGAATTACTGAAAGTATTAAAAGAAAGGTGTCCAAAAGAAAGATGGAATAGAAAGGAAGAAATTAACCTAGGCCTTTCTCGCGTTTTGGGCCAAATTGGGCCTTATGCTCCTGCTTTGCTTTGCTATGCTGCGTGGGCCTGTTCGAGGTGGGGGAAAAACATCCGGCGGTTTTCTCTCCCTCGGCCTTCTTCTTTCCTagcggcgacggccgacggcaGGGCGAGAGGCGCCGCCCTTGCCAGTTCTTCGTCGAGCGCTTCGCCACCCAGGTCCGCCCATTCCATTCCCTTCCTTTCATGCTGTGCGAAATCGAACACCCAAACCCCTCAAGTATTCTATTTGTGTACGGATCTGACCATGCATTTTACCTAATGCAGTGGAATTGTGGAAATggcggacgccgcggcggctaCAACGCCGGAATGGGCAACCAAGGAGCCGTGCCTCATGGGGATCGACGAGGCTGGCCGTGGCCCTGTCCTTGGTATACACTTCTCTCCCGACTCGCTGGTTAATACACAATGTTGCTTGAAACCTTTTGGGGTTTACAAGTTTTCAGTAGGCTAAAGTGAATTAAGATGAGCACTTGCGGAAATATGCAATGTTTCTTGAAATTGTTGTTGGTTTGAACTCATGGCATGCCAT containing:
- the LOC120663612 gene encoding replication protein A 32 kDa subunit A-like, whose product is MMPSSQPDFSPSQFTSSQNAAADSTTPSKMRGASSTMPLTVKQIADAHQSGTGEKGAPFVVDGVETANIRLVGMVNGKAERTTDVSFTLDDGTGRLDFIRWVNDASDSSETAAIQNGMYVSVIGSLKGLQERKHATAFAIRPITDFNEVTLHFIQCVRMHVENTKLKVGSPARTSSSMGASVSNGFSESSTPASLKSNPAPVTSGASGTDGTDLNTQVLNIFREPANIESEHGVHIDEIIKRFKLPENKIREAIMYNADVGHIYSTIDDFHYKSAFTD